The stretch of DNA ATGAAAGTAAATCATCCAGATTAACAAAGTATACTACTTTatcaaagtttgtgtttttttttttttggcttactTTTGTAACTTTCTCCTCTGTTTCGCAAGTGATTTCGAATTGAAATGACAATACTTCTTTAGAACAACTTTTTAGTCTGAACAAACAAGTGTTATAAGGAATGAATCTTGTTCATCGGATGGTGATCTCTATACAACATACTACTCTTTAACCTATGTAATTCATCTTGAGCTTGACTTACTTATGTGTTAGACTGGTCTCCCGAGGAGAAAACTTGTGTATTGCTGCTGTACTCCACTTTCCTTCATTTGGTTCCATAGAGAACTTACCTTCATTTTAGTACTCCTAACAgagctcatcttcttccttccttcgtCTCCATCGATCGAATCCTAAAATcccataaaaaccctaaaatcacaGAATCAAAATCGAACGATATCATGCTAGTGCCAATCATAGAAACGTGTGCCgtaagaggaagaggaagccCAAAGTTTATAGCTCGCAACGGTTCTGCGAAGATGGGGTTCCGATTAACCGGAGCGGGGATTTTCGCGTTCAGATTAGGGTATTTTTACGGGATTTTGGGGGGGNNNNNNNNNNNNNNNNNNNNNNNNNNNNNNNNNNNNNNNNNNNNNNNNNNNNNNNNNNNNNNNNNNNNNNNNNNNNNNNNNNNNNNNNNNNNNNNNNNNNNNNNNNNNNNNNNNNNNNNNNNNNNNNNNNNNNNNNNNNNNNNNNNNNNNNNNNNNNNNNNNNNNNNNNNNNNNNNNNNNNNNNNNNNNNNNNNNNNNNNNNNNNNNNNNNNNNNNNNNNNNNNNNNNNNNNNNNNNNNNNNNNNNNNNNNNNNNNNNNNNNNNNNNNNNNNNNNNNNNNNNNNNNNNNNNNNNNNNNNNNNNNNNNNNNNNNNNNNNNNNNNNNNNNNNNNNNNNNNNNNNNNNNNNNNNNNNNNNNNNNNNNNNNNNNNNNNNNNNNNNNNNNNNNNNNNNNNNNNNNNNNNNNNNNNNNNNNNNNNNNNNNNNNNNNNNNNNNNNNNNNNNNNNNNNNNNNNNNNNNNNNNNNNNNNNNNNNNNNNNNNNNNNNNNNNNNNNNNNNNNNNNNNNNNNNNNNNNNNNNNNNNNNNNNNNNNNNNNNNNNNNNNNNNNNNNNNNNNNNNNNNNNNNNNNNNNNNNNNNNNNNNNNNNNNNNNNNNNNNNNNNNNNNNNNNNNNNNNNNNNNNNNNNNNGGGGGGGGGGGTGCGAAGTATAGCGTTCTTGGTATGCCTGTTTGGTGTTCATGGTGGTTCCTCTCTACACTGTTGAAGAGGATGTGGCTCGTTTGTCAGAGCCTTACTGTGCGATCAATGTCGTTGCACAGGTTTGTATGGATTGATTCTGTTTTGGGTTTAATTCGATTTTGTTAGATCAATTTGGTATTTGATGAGATTTTGTGAATTGGGTTTTTGTACACGGATTTGTTTCGGTTAAGGgtttatttatgatttgttGTTGGAGCTTGGATTGAGATTTTTGCGTGGGAAATTCCACGTGGCGTCTCTCCGTTGGGGGTGAAGACGATGATACAGAACCAGCACAACTAGAAAATAAACTGCAATATAGATGGTTCGATCAGGTGATGGAAccagtgtattttttttttatatgtagcattcttttattttgattcttttaaacatgtaattaaaaaacttgTAAGATTActctaacttttaaatatatgtaattttttttgtaaattatgatagaaagatttaattttatatttatacaattcCTATTCATATTGACAACAATATGTATAAAGTTGTATAATGCTGAAAATAGATACAATTATATCTTATAGTTTTGTTAAGctgattatttgattttgttgtattAAGAATAGAGAATAATACTAtaagattaaaaagaagaaacactGTATAAGTagaaactctataaattaataaggttgggatcatgaaattttattaatttatagaggttttaatttatcgataaattaatattttattaatttatagagagattttttaatttttaaaatttttaaaattttctattataaaataagatattgtTGTTATCAAGtacattttaaaagaatttttttaatttataatattgactatcgtaataggatgaatgTAATAGATTATCTAGATAACAATGATAAATGttaaaagtttagagtttagaagaaattgctactacTATCCTTCATGCCTTCATGGTAACGATGAAGTCGAAGAATATATTGCGGTACCTTTAAAaccaattacatgtaaaaaaacaattatcgcaTCTAGGTATTTCCACAATTTtttgatgcgatttgagaagacaacaatgaaaaaaattagatatgaGCTCCAACAATAATGCAAAtttaagaataaacaaaaacaatagaatcaaatttcactagattttcttaaatatatatatatatatttatatatatatatatagtttatttgattattaatttatgatattgatagaccatatttttatataggatTTCCAAAAtagttattatcttattattttatcgaaatgtgtcattttttacaccggtccAACTCGGGACCgaaattttttattgatttatagcgaatattaatataaagagtattaatttatagaggttctattgtattttgttgtattaaagatttttttttaaaaaaaaaaccaaaattactCGTAACAGCAATGGccaaaaaatctttttttttttaaagttgcaATGAACTACTAAAGTGGGGCCCATAAAAATGTTGTTATGTTTCGCGAGTTCTCGCTTCCTTCCCCAATGTTTGAttaatttgaaatcttttttcACTTACAAATTGAAATTGAGAGCCGGAGAGATTTCGTGATTCCATCATGATCTTCAGGTGATTGCTTCGCCGTGATCTTCAATTTAGGTGATCAGCTCCGCCGTGATCTTTTATTCAGATGATCAGCTCCTCCGTGATCTTCAATTCAGGTGATCAGCTCCTTTGCAAAAACTCTGGTAAGAATTGCGATCTTCAAACATATGTCTCTACCCGCTGGAATTTCACTCATTTGATGCTCTCTAGGACAATACATGTTAAGGATGCCTTATACAACCTTGCAGAGGTTGATAGGAGTTACAAGTGTTAATTTGTCATCTGATTTGGAATGGGAGAGAGCAGAATTGATATGTGAGCTTTTGCAATCATTTGCTGAGCATACAAAGATGATTTCTGGTTCATCTTACCCAACATCAAACTTGTATTTTATGCAAGTATGAGCGATTAATTGTTGGCTGAGAGATCACAAAGATTCTAGTGATCAAATTATTTTGCAAATGGTGGAAGATATGAAGGAGAAATTTGACAAATATTGGGAAGAATCCAGTGACATACTTGCAATTGCTGCAATTCTTGATCAAAGATTGAAATTTCCATTTCTGGAATATTGTTACAATACTTTAGATCCTTCAACCATCAAGTCAAACTTGGCTCATGTTTGCAGCAAAAATGGCTAAGTTTTTTTAAgcttaaaagaaaaacacaagcaaCATTACTGCAACCACTTCACAAGTTTCACAAAAGAGGGTTCCTTTTGGATATGATGTAAGTATATTCTCTActttatctttgcttttctCCATGACTATTGTTTACATTCTTGTTTAAGTATAGTCTTTTTTAATCATGTCTCATCTGATTCCTTTAAGTCTCTTTTACTTGTTTGTTGGATATTAAAGTGGCAACGTTGTGACTTAACTAGTGTTTATGTGTATTGTCTCAGGGGTATTATTCTTACATTTCTCAAAAGAGTGGTGGTAGTAGAAAATCATCTTTATACACATATTTGAATGAACCGGTGTTAGATATGGTTTCATTTAGGAGTATGAATCTGATTGCTTATTGGAAATACAATGCAAGTTGGTTTAAAGAGTTAGCATCAATGGCTTGTGATGTCTTAAGTACTCCAATCACAACGGTTGCATTGGAATCATCCTTTAGCATTGGTAGCTGTGTTCTCAACAAGTATAGGAGTTGTCTCTTACCAACAAATGTCCAAACTTTGATATGTGCAAGAAATTGGTTTAGGGGATTTCAAGAAGTTGGTAAGAATTCTACCATTTTTGCATATGATATTTGTAGTTGATGAATTTATAGGTGATACGTTTTGAGTTTGATTTGAATATTGTAGGTGATGAGTTCAAGTTTGTGGAGGAGGAAGGAACTATTGTCTAAGTTTGACTTTATATTGTTTGACTTTGCTACTAAATTTGGTATGTATTgttcttttggattttaattgttttgggTTGTTGACTTTGTATTGTTGGTTTGTTGACTTTGCTACTAAATTTGGCTTTGTATTGTTGACTTTGCTACTAAATTTGGTTAAAGTCTCATTAGTTTTGCTTCAATCATGATAAACTTTAGTCTGAACTCATTAATATATGATTCAAATCAATTTCTATTtgtataatttgaattttgaatttacataataatattatattcatcaaactaattttcttaaattatacaaatagaaattgttatttttaaatattttccatATTACAACACATGAAATTTTAAATCtcatttaaaagagaaaaaaaaaatatgggctGTCCATGAGCAAAGACCATTTGGACATTTTCTTTATTGGACACACATTTGTTTTGGATCATTTTCCATTACAGTCCGTCCAAATTTCgcccataaaaaaaattatccactGATTGCATATTCAAGCCGCACTTTTCGtcagaaaaaaagataaatggagGCTAGATCTATTCTACGGTTCGGGTTTGGGGCAGTCATTTTTGAGAGACATCCTTGGTCAGCATGATCAAGTAGAATCGAGAGAATCTGCTATGAATGACCAATCGAtactaaggggggtgtattgaaagtggaattttgaaggatttttgatttttttaaaaatcacctGTTATTCAATTAGGGATTTTTAAATCACTTCTCAAATCCAGTGTTATTGAATATGgaatttgtaaaaagtcattcaAAATCACTTACAATCtctgttattcaatcaaaaacttgaaaaaattatatcaaatccTCTGTTATTCAAatcatagctttttttttttgataaaatcataACTGTGATTTTGGTAGACTTTGTATACATTTTTGTAAGAGAAATCCTGTTTGAAAAATCACACCTTTAGAAGTGTGATTTGGAAggattggtttaaaaaaaaagaaacaattcacataaacgaagaagaaaagtCATTTACCATTATCTTGTCttgttcatctctctctttagaAGACTGTGTCTCGAACCTCCCTCTTCTCTTTTGTCGGAAGACTTATCATTGATACAAGGAATCATCTTTGAATTCTGAATTCTTTTGTCGAAAATTCCCAGATTCAATTTCACATTCAATTTAGTAATTAAAAGACTCATCAGACTACGTTGTGATTCTGAATTTGATTCATATATCAAAGAGGTTTATATCTCATATATGATTCACTTATCGAGAGAGACTATGTGAGATTTTCTATGTTACTTTTGAAATCATctaacaaaattttgttatgATTCACATGAGCACCTGTAGATCGATTTGGGTTAGATTGATTTAAGTCATGGTGATGTCGAATGATCTATGGTGATTGTGCTACGCATAGTTATACTCAGCAATACAATTGGGGCCACGgcataaacaaaaccaaagaccACTAACATGACTTTTGTATTCTCCATAAAATCaccccaaaattatttttacaatctcaccaaatctcatgaaatcacaaactatttttttttattaaaaatgaaaaataaaaccaaatccaCCAAATACCTTAAAAACTCACTttaaatctcctaaaatccaaaatattataaatctcacagaatccttcaaaattctactttcaatacaccccctaacACATGCGGAGATGACGAAAATGACTGCCGAAAATGAAGCACATATCTGTGAACTCATACGGCTAAAGCATAGCGGTGCATCCACATCTGGTTCTTCTCAAAGCCTGCCACTACAACTTGACAATAGCTCTGGCCATCCAACCCTCGACCCTACACAGAGAATGATTGGAACGCAGAAGATTGGTTGAACTTTGATGCATATCCACCTGTAACTGATAGCAACAAAAGCGGTTACTCACTCTGCCAGGCAACAACCACACAGAGAATGATTGGAACGCAGAAGATTGTTTGAACTTCGATGCATTCCACCTGTAATCGGTAGTAATGAGACATGTTACATCACTCTGCCAGACCAGACTTATGAGAAACATTCTAGTGATCAGGGGCGGATGCAAGGCAAAGGAGGGTGGGACACGTGTCccacactgttttttttttgctgtataCATTTTATGTTTGGTTCAATTAGTGCCACACCctaactaaaaacaaaaactgtgcCTTAATCCTAAACCAGtataattaaagacaaaacaaatatttcagctcaaaaataaaaaattaaaagactcacctaaaattttattttcacaaacaAATACatccaacaaattttttttttttttgtgtgtgtataaaGGATACATgtgaattattaatttgtaaatcatgcaattttattttctatactgatttttgataaaaatgacaaataaaatagtgataaaaatgttattgaatatagaaaacatattaaaattctatagttttaaatttattataaaacttatttttatgtctgtttaatttatttttaattttaaaaaatcgtTATATAGTGCCCCAGGCTAAAAATTGTTCTAGATCAGCCACTGCTAGTGATGACAAGATCGCAGGAAAACAACAGTCTCCTACAAAAAAGGCACCTAGACGAACAGAGGGTTTAGAGAGCAACGTCGGCGGTGGGTTTGTCTCTGGCTTTTGTCTTCGCTAGAGGGTTTCagtttctttgcttttttttttttagtctctcTATTGGGGTTTGTGTTctttaagtgtcattttagtaCTTGTGTTCGGAAActagaaaacagagaaagtttgtgtttttttggctCTGTGATGTAActttctcctctgtttcacaagTGATTTCGAATTGAAATGACAATACTTCGTTATAACAGCTTTAAATCTGAACAAACAAGTGTTATAAGGAATGATTCTTGTTCATCGGATGGTGATCTCTGTACAACATACTACTCTTTAACCTATGTAATTCATCTTGAGCTTGACTTACTTCTGTGTTAGACTGGTCTCCGGAGGAGAAAACTTGTGTGATGTTGTTCACTTCAATCCAGCTCAATCCTGGATCTTTAGCAGAAGCTAATCCTCTAATCTTCCTTCTCATCTCTGCTACATCTTCCCATCTCCCATTCCCCGCGTATAAATTCGATAGTAGAATGTGTGTTGCAGTGTCTTCTGGATCAAGTTTTAGTATTTGCTCAGCTGCATACAGTCCCATCTGCAAATTTCTTGTGTTAACGCAGGCGCTTAGCAGAGTTCTCCAGAGCTCTGCCTGGTTGTTCTCTGGAGGAGATTGTTCTATCAGTTCAAGTGCTTCATCTAATAACCCAGCTTTTGATACCAAACTCACCATGCAAGAATAATGCTTCAACCCTGCTTTGATGCCACTTTCCTTCATTTGGTTCCACAGGAACTTACCTTCCTGCGTTGATCCCCTGTGGCTGCAGGCTGCTAGTAAAGACAAGTATGTTATAGCATCCGGCCTGAAACCGTTTTCAAGTATTTGCTCGAAGAAACTCAGAGCCTTTTCTACCATTCCATGCTGACTATAAGCTCCCAGCATTGAGTTCCAACATTTCAAATCTGGATTTGAAACAAGAGAGAATATTGATTCTGCAGTTTCGTATTTGCCAATTTTCCCATACATGTCTACTAGGGCTCCACATACTGACATAACACTATCTAGTCCTGTCTTTATGGCAAGAGATTGAAACACCTCACCTTGTCTTAACATTGCCATGTCTGAACATGCTCCTAAGACACTGCTCAGTGAAAAACCATcagttgtatttttttctctgtaCATTTCAATGAAGAGTTGGACCGCGTATTCACCATTTCCTACTCTAGAATGCCCTACGATCATCTCAGTCCAGAGAACAACATCCCTTTCTGTGATCACACCAAACACCTTCTGTGCAGATTCAGCTTCACCGTTTTTGAAGTACATGGACAAGAGTGCTGTTCCAACAAAAACACTCCTTTCATATCCTAATTTCGTTACTTGTCCATGGAGAAGCTTCCCATGAATAGACCATTCAGGTTCCGCTGTCGCAGATATAGCAGCAGAGAAAGTATATTCATCCGGCCGAGGCATGGACATCCTCTGTAACCTTCTATACATTATAATCGCTTGCTCTCCAAAGCCGTTCTCTGAGCACCCCGAAATAATCGAGTTCCATGAAACCAAATTTGGTTTACGAATCCTCTCAAAGACATAGAAAGCTTCTTTTATGTCTCCACAACTGCAGTACATGTCAAGAAGAGCATTTTCAACAGGTAAATCAGCTAAATGATCGGAGACTATTATTATCCGGGCATGGATTAGCTTCCCCAGTGAATAGCTTCCCAGTTTACTACAAGCATTCAGCACCATGGAAAACGTGAACTGCGTTGGATCAACACCAGACATCAACATGTTTCTAAAGAGCATAAGCCCATCTTCTATCTTATCATTTCTCAAACTCCCAACTATGATTGTGTTCCAAGCCACAGCATCTCCATCATTTACACACTCAAACATTCTCCTAGCAGATGCTAAGTCCCCGCAACTAGAGTACATACCTAAAACCGATGTCTGGACAACCACATTATCTAAATATCCAAGCTTTATAATCTGTGAATGTAGTGATGATCCCATTAAAACATCTTGAAGCACAGAACATACTTGCACTAAGCTAGTAAAAGTCGAACTATTAGGCTTCAAGGAATCAGATGCCATATGGGTTATCAAACTAAACGCATAACTTGCATAATCTGGGTTACGGGAATACGCTGAGTAGAGTGCATTGTAAGAAACCACGTTTCTCTGAGGCATTTTGTCGAACAGTTTCCGGGCTTGTTCCAGACAACCACATCTGACGTACATCGAAATGAGGTTGTTGTTAGCGAACGGAGACTCGGAATATGCGCCGGCGCCGACGGTGAGGACGAGAGCGTGGAGCTGACGCGCCCGTTTTAGTGCCGTAAACGATACGCATTTCCGTGTAAGTTCTACTACGGAGGAAGCTACTTCGTTCAATGGCATAAAGAAGGCTTCAAGTTTGGGACGCAGAGGAAtctaaaacgcagcgttttaatAAAATCTCTGTTAATTTCAAAACGTAGCGTTTCATCTGACCTCtccttaaaaaaaagagaggtttaTTGCCggcggcgagagagagagagagaacagtcGCCGGAGAATATGGTTCCCGGGAAGATAGCAACTCGTCTTCATCTCTTGATCGATCGTTGTGTTTGCGGATACGCCGTAAGTAGTAattttctatctctttgtttgttctctGTTGCGTTGTGAGTTAGTTTAACTTATAATTTGTTTATGTGGTTTTTGTATAAACGCAATGGTCATGtaggaaagagaagagatgagtTCGCCGGCGAAGGAAACGGAGAAAGAATTGCTTCTTTCTTTATCTCAGGTACATCATTGTTAATGCAGTTTTCCTGGAATTGTGTGGTAACGGACGAagattgttttgattttcaaggTATTGAGAGAGATACAATCTTGGATTAGCGAAACTGTAAGTGACTCCTGTGAGTTCGTTTCTTTGAGAATTATTCTGTGTATATGTTTGATTTCAAGGTTGGTTGATTAGTTAAATTCAacaggaagaggaagaagagactACTGATCATGAGGATGGATCTGATACTGCTTTATGCTTGGAAAGAGTTGTGGCTGATCTTGTAAGTTCCTCATTCTTAGTTCACAGCAGCTTATAGTTTATCCCAGTCTTTAAGGGAGTTCCCAAGTAGAGAAAAATTGTACCTTTGATGGTTTAGCCGTTTAGGGGTTGTCTATGATTTGGAGTTATCCTTTAGCTTGATTTGGTTTCTCTGGGGTTTTCTGGCAGGTTGGTTTGTTGGGTATGAAGAATGTGCATGTTAAACATTTGGCTGGCAACATTCTTGTGCAAGTATCCGAGTGTCTTGTTGAATCTGTATGTTGCTTGCCTCTGCCtcatttgaaattttagataTGTTGTATCTTTTTGAACTTATACCTACTCATTTGTTTTCCTAGGGAAGCCAATGGGATGATTTCATTCGTTTGCTTTGTGAATGTTTGCGCTTAGCAGTTATCTACAGTTGCCCACCAATCCCTGCTGTTTCTTCATCAACTGGATTTGGAAGTCCGGATCTACATTTATTGGGTTCTGATGTTCTTAAATGTAAGCTGGAAAAGGCTAACTGGTACATGGTGTCTGATATTTTTCGAATTCTTCGTAATATATTTA from Camelina sativa cultivar DH55 chromosome 9, Cs, whole genome shotgun sequence encodes:
- the LOC104711587 gene encoding pentatricopeptide repeat-containing protein At3g50420-like, with protein sequence MKRYIPLRPKLEAFFMPLNEVASSVVELTRKCVSFTALKRARQLHALVLTVGAGAYSESPFANNNLISMYVRCGCLEQARKLFDKMPQRNVVSYNALYSAYSRNPDYASYAFSLITHMASDSLKPNSSTFTSLVQVCSVLQDVLMGSSLHSQIIKLGYLDNVVVQTSVLGMYSSCGDLASARRMFECVNDGDAVAWNTIIVGSLRNDKIEDGLMLFRNMLMSGVDPTQFTFSMVLNACSKLGSYSLGKLIHARIIIVSDHLADLPVENALLDMYCSCGDIKEAFYVFERIRKPNLVSWNSIISGCSENGFGEQAIIMYRRLQRMSMPRPDEYTFSAAISATAEPEWSIHGKLLHGQVTKLGYERSVFVGTALLSMYFKNGEAESAQKVFGVITERDVVLWTEMIVGHSRVGNGEYAVQLFIEMYREKNTTDGFSLSSVLGACSDMAMLRQGEVFQSLAIKTGLDSVMSVCGALVDMYGKIGKYETAESIFSLVSNPDLKCWNSMLGAYSQHGMVEKALSFFEQILENGFRPDAITYLSLLAACSHRGSTQEGKFLWNQMKESGIKAGLKHYSCMVSLVSKAGLLDEALELIEQSPPENNQAELWRTLLSACVNTRNLQMGLYAAEQILKLDPEDTATHILLSNLYAGNGRWEDVAEMRRKIRGLASAKDPGLSWIEVNNITQVFSSGDQSNTEVSQAQDELHRLKSSMLYRDHHPMNKNHSL